A genome region from Natranaeroarchaeum sulfidigenes includes the following:
- the hisB gene encoding imidazoleglycerol-phosphate dehydratase HisB, with translation MTDRAAAVSRETAETDIDVTVEIDGDGDAAVDTGIGFFDHMLESFAKHGLFDLTVECDGDLEIDDHHTVEDVAIVLGDAFAEALGDKRGIVRYADRKVPLDEAVAGVVVDVSGRPLFRFDGEFSQAAVGGMTSHMAKHFLRSLAMNAGLTLHAEVTGENAHHEIEALFKATARALDDATRIDERRSDTPSTKGEL, from the coding sequence ATGACCGACCGCGCCGCGGCAGTCTCCCGCGAGACCGCAGAGACCGATATCGACGTCACCGTCGAAATCGACGGGGACGGCGACGCCGCCGTCGACACCGGGATCGGCTTCTTCGACCACATGCTTGAATCGTTCGCCAAACACGGCCTGTTCGACCTCACGGTCGAGTGTGACGGCGATCTGGAGATCGACGACCACCACACGGTCGAGGACGTCGCGATCGTGCTGGGCGACGCCTTCGCGGAGGCGCTGGGCGACAAGCGCGGGATCGTCCGCTATGCTGACCGGAAGGTTCCCCTCGACGAGGCTGTCGCCGGTGTCGTCGTCGACGTGAGTGGCCGCCCCCTCTTCCGGTTCGACGGCGAGTTCTCACAGGCCGCAGTGGGTGGGATGACCAGCCACATGGCCAAACACTTCCTGCGCTCGCTGGCGATGAACGCCGGGCTCACCCTCCACGCGGAGGTCACGGGCGAGAACGCCCACCACGAAATCGAGGCGCTGTTCAAGGCCACGGCCCGCGCGCTCGACGACGCGACGCGGATCGACGAGCGACGAAGCGACACGCCGAGCACGAAAGGAGAGCTATAG